The Pseudarthrobacter sp. BIM B-2242 region GGCCGGGGACTCGCGACCGGCACCGGGACACGCGGATGCGGGTGTCCCAGTGCCGAAAGCGCGTCCTCGGGCCGAGAGGGTGTCAGCCGCCCAGGCCCCGCGAGACTGCTGCGGACACGGCCGTCTTGATCCGGGCGTGCAGGTCCCGCAGGCCCGCCCGGTCCATACGGACTTCCACGATGCTGCGCCCCTCGATCGGCTGCGCGAGCGCCTCGGCGAGACCCGCCGTCGTACTTACCGAGCAGTGCCCGACGCCGTACGCTGCAGCGAGTGCCGCGAAGTCCACCGAGTGCGGGGTGGCGAAGAGTCGCTCGACGGCGTCCGCGTAGCCTCCCGCCTGGCGCACCGCCCCATGTTCAAGCAGGTCGAAGATGGCCCCGCCGGCGTCGTTGAGCACCACGATCCGCAGGTCCGGGGAAGCCTCGCCGGCACCGAGAAGCAGCCCGCCGGCGTCGTGCAGGAACGTGACGTCACCCAGCAGCACGGTGGTTTCCTGCCGGCCGCCGAGGGCGATTCCGGTGGCGGTGGAGATGGTGCCGTCGATACCGGACAAGCCGCGGTTGGCGTAGACGGTGGCGCCGGGTTCCGAGGCGGGCAGCCCGGCCAGGTCCACGTCGCGGATCCCGTTGGAGGACCCGAGCATCAACTGGCCACGGGCACTGCCCCATACGAGCGCGGCCGCGGACGGGCCGGTGGCGTGGGGCTCCGCGGCGAGGACTGCGTCAAGGGCGTGCTGTGCGGCGGACCCCGCCAGCAGCCATGTATCCAGCCAGTCGGACGGGCCGCGGCCGGCGAATTCGGCGAGGTCGGCCAGGTTTTCCAGCGGCAGTTCAGTGCGCCGGCCGGGCTCATACCAGGCGACGGGAACCGGCTGGTAGAGGGCGGACGGCACATCGGCCCGGGCCAGCAGTGCGGAAACCGGCCGGGACAGCGTGGGGCGGCCGAAGAGCACCACGCGTTCGATTGGCTGCGCGGAGGACGGCCCGAAGTGCTCCAGCAGCAGCCGGTACGGGCCCACCGCGTTCGGCCCGAAGCGTGCGTTGGAGGACGGCTCCGCCAGCAGCGGCAGTCCGTGGGCGCGGGCGAAGGCTTCGGCGACCGGACCGGCGTCGTGCCCAGCCAGCACCACGGTGCGCCGCTCCGCAAGGGAAGCTGAAGCCGGCTGGAGGGCCATGGTGAGCGGCTCGGTGCCGATGCGGAATTTGGGGTGACCGGCCGCCGTCGGAAGCTCCTCCCCCGGCGCTGGCACCAGCGGGTCGCGGAAGGCGAGGTTCAGCTGGACGGGACCGGGCGCGAGCTCGGAGAACGCGCCGGTCGCTGCGGCCAACGCCGTTTCCACGGCGCGGAGCGGGCTGCTGCCGGCGGGGACATCCGCGGCAAAGCGGACGTGCTCGCCGAACAGATCCAGCTGGATGGTGGTCTGGTTGGCGCCGGTCCCCAGCAGCTCTTCGGGCCGGTCTGCCGAAAGAACCACCAGCGGCACGGCGGCATGGTTCGCTTCCATCACGGCCGGCATAAGATTCCCGACGGCGGAGCCGGACGTGGTGACGACGGCCGCCGGGGAGCCGGTGGACAGGGCGAGACCCAGCGCCGTGAAGCCGGCGGACCGCTCATCGCTGCGGACCAGCAGCTCCACCCGTCCCGCTGCTGACGCTTCGGCCAGGGCATAGGCCATGGGAGCCGAGCGGGATCCGGGCGAGACCACCACGTACTCCACGCCGCCGTCGATCAGGGCGCCGACGGCGGTCCGTGCCGCCTCCAGCGCGGTCATGGGCAAGGCTGAGGAGTGCGTTTCGGGGGCGGGGTCATCCAGGGAAGTCACCGAACCAGTCTGCCACCCCCGGACGCTCTCTCACTTAACGTCGGTTTAAACCAAACGCTCTATCACTTCCCGCCGCCGGAGCAGCAGCAAGTGATAGAGCGTTGGGGAAAAACCCGCATTAAGTGAGAGAGCGTCCTTCCGGAGGCAGACGGGGAGGCGGGCTGCCGGAGGCGGCGGCAGCGGAACTAGCCGCGGAACACCTGGACCACTGACGGACGGGGCGCGCGCGCCTGACCGCGGGCCGGCGTCGTACCTTCCGCAACGAAGTCCGGGAAGAAGGAAAGCTGCTTGTCGAAGGAGCCGTCCTCGCCCGGGTGCTGCACGGCGACGAAAACGGTGCGCTCGTCGTCGTGGATGATGGGTCCGCAGGTTTCGCCGTCGCGCGGAACGGCAAGGAACTGTTCCACCTTGCCGCGCTCGGCGCCTTCAAGGGTGACCTTGAAAAGGCCGTCCGCCTTGCCGATGCCTGATGGGGCGCCGTCGGTGGAGATCCAGAGGTTGCCTACGGAGTCGAACGCGAGGTTGTCCGGGCAGGAGATGGGCGAGACCTTGTCCACCGGGAAGCCGGAGAAGTAGGTGACGTCGCCCTGGGCCGGATCGCCGCAGACCATCAGCAGGTTCCAGGTGAAGTTCGTGGAGGTCTGGTCGCCGGTTTCGGTGATTTCCACGATGTGGCCGTCGCGGTTCTCGTTGCGCGGGTTGATCTCGGTGGCGCCTTCCTTCCCTGCCTTGCCGCGGTCCGAGTTGTTGGTGCAGGCGACGTAGACCTTGCCGGTGTGGAGGCTGGGCTCGACGTCTTCGGCGCGGTCCATCTTGGTGGGGCCAACCTTGTCGGCGGCAACGCGGGTATAAACCAGGATCTCTTGGACGGACATTCCGGGCACGCAGGACGCCCCGTTCTCAACCAGCGGCAGCCACTTACCGGTGCCGTCGAAGGAGCCGTCGGCCGGAACCGTGCCCTTGCCGTCGATTTCGGCGACAGGCGAGTTGCCCGTGAACTTGGCGACGTAGAGGTTGCCTTCGGAGAGCAGCGTCATATTGTGCTTGCGGTCGCCTTCGCGGTATTTGGCCTTGGAGACGAACTTGTAGAGGTAATCGAAACGCTCGTCGTCGCCGGAGTACGCCACCACGTGGCCGGACTCGGCGATGATCACATTGGCGCCCTCGTGCTTGAAACGGCCCAGCGAGGAGTGCTTCTTCGGGGTGGACTTGGGATCGAACGGGTCAACTTCGACGATGTAGCCGAAACGGTTGGCTTCGTTCTTGTACTTGTCGTTGCGCGTGTCGAACCGGGGATCGTCCGCCTCCCAGTTGCGGGCAGTGGCCTTGTCGGTGAGGCCGTAGCGCTTGTCCTCAGGGGATGTCCCCGGGGAGCGGAAGTAGCCGTTTAAGTTTTCCTCACCGGAGAGGATGGTGCCCCAGGGGGTGGTGCCGCCGGCGCAGTTGCCGAGTGTGCCCTTGATGAAGCGGCCTTCGGGATCGTCCTTCGTCTGCACGAGCGCGGAGCCGGCGGCCGGACCCGTCAGTTCGTAGACCGTGTTGTTCAGGTAGCGGCGGTTCAGCTCCGCGCCCTGGACATAGGTCCACGGCTTGGTGGTGTTCTTGCGTTCGAGCTCGACGACGGTCAAACCGTGCGCGGCGGCCCCCACCGCACGCTTTTGGGCATCGGGCATGGTGGCCGGGAACATGATGTTCTCGTTGGTGTATTCGTGGTTGGCGAACAGCACAGCGCGGCGGCCCTTGGTGCCCGGAATCTCGAGGATGTCCGTGTAGTCGTTGTTGTAGCCGAACTGCTGTTCCTGCGCCTTGGCAGTCTGGTTGTTCAGGTCGAAGTCCGGGGCGCCCTTGAAGATGGGGTCGCCCCAGCGGATGACGGGCTGCCAGGTGAAGCCTTCCGGAACGGTCATCGCATCGACGGCGGCGTCCACCGGAGCGATCGGCGTGAACTTAAGCTTCGACTTGGAGAAGCCCTCCTTCGCGGCGGGTGCCAGCCCCGGACCGCCGGCAACGGCAGGTTCCGCGGAGGTAACAGCGCTGCCGAGTACGACGGCGAGCGCACCGGCGGCGCCAAAGCCCAGGGCGGCGCGGCGGGACATGGTGGCGGACGCGATGTCGCGGAAGTAGCTGTTGGAGCTGGTGTTGCAGACTTCGCCGGCGCAGGCGTTGTCACACTTGAGCGCGCAGGTAACGGCACTGCGCTTGCCCTTCGTATGGCCAAGCATGGGTAGCAGGGTGAACTTGCGGGATGTCGTTTCAGACAAGGGTTGCCTCCAATAAGACGATCGGGTCCCGGCCACCCTGTCAGCCGGTTTCGACGCGCAGCCATCCGCCAAGTGAAGTTCCGGTTAACCGCCGGTGACCTGCGGAAACTGCGAGAGCGTTGGCGAAAAACCCACATTAAGTGAGAGAGCGTTGGGGAAAAACCCGCGTTAAGTGAGAGAGCGTCCCTGGGGGGAGGTAGGGGTGAGGAGGGCGTGGACGCGGCTTAGCCGGGCCAGCCACCAATCGCGGCGGTCGGCGGAAGCGGCAAACCGCGAAAGCAGCCCGGCGTCGGCGGCGGCGTCGCGGAGGCGGATGGCGCCGTCATCGGCCACCAGCGGGTCCAGGGTGATGTCCGATTCAAACAGGGAGACGGTTCCCAGTCCGCACGCGTACGGCAACTCCGGCAGGGACGCCGCCAGGGCCAGCCCGGCGCGGATGCCCACGGACGTGTCCAGCGCGGAACTTACGACGGCGGGCAGTCCCGCCTGCGCCACGATGTCCAGTGCGCGCCGCACTCCCCCGAGCGGCGCCACCTTTACCACCAGCAGGTCGGCCGCGCCGGCCCGGGCCACGCGCAGGGGGTCTGACTCCTTGCGCACGCTCTCGTCCGCCGCGATCAGCACGGGAGTCCCCGCGGCCCGCAGCCGCGAGCGCACCTCAGCGAGGCCCACAATGGTGGGCACAGGCTGCTCGGCGTATTCAAGCCCGACGGCGGCGAGCCGCGTCAGTGCCTCCACCGCGGTCGGTACGTCCCAGCCGCCGTTGGCGTCGACCCGGATGGCTGCGTCCGGCAATGCAGACCGGACGGCCGCAACCCTGGCGTAGTCGTCGTCGAGCGTTTGCCCGCGTTCGGCCACCTTGATTTTGACCGCATCCACGCGGCCGAACCGGGCCAAAACCTCGGGCACCCGGTCCGCCGAGACGGCGGGGACTGTGGCGTTGACCGGAATCACCTGCCGGACCGGCTCCGGAAAACCAACCCAGCCGGCCTCGATCGCGGCGGCGAGCCAGCGGGAGGCCTCGGCGTCGTCATATTCAGGGAAGGGGCAGAACTCGCCCCAGCCGAGGGGGCCGCGCAGCAGCAGGGTTTCGCGCTCCATGATGCCCCGGAACTTCACCCGCATTGGCAGGCTCACCACATGCGCGGACGCCAGCAGCTCATCAAGCGTGGGAAATCCGAAGGACGGCATCGGACGCGGGACCGGGGAAGGCATGGGTTCACTGTACAAGCGGGGGCCGACAGGTCAGGAGTCAGCGCATCAGGAGCAAGCGTGTCAGGCGCCAGCGGTTCAGGCACCAGCCCGCGGAACGGTCACCAGCAGGTCCCCCACCTGGCAGTCCAGGGCGTTGCAGATCGCGATGAGGGTGGAGAACCGGATGGCCCGGGCGCGGTCGTTCTTCAGCACGGACAGGTTCACCAGGCTGACACCGACCGTCTTGCTGAGTTCCGTCAACGTCATCCCCCGCGCTTCCAGGAGCTCGTCAAGGCGGCAGTGGATGTCGGAGTCGCCGGCTGGCATCAAACCAGCCCGTCTGTGTCTGTCTGAAGCCGGCGGCCGTACTGGAAGACGCCAGCAACCAGGACGAGGATCAGGCCTACTCCCAAGGGCCAGAGATCGAACTCGGCAGTGAAGGCGAAGGACTCCCCCGGCGGTCGCCCGTTTGCCGCGATCATTTCCGCCAGCCGGTTTCTTGCACCCGCGTCGAGAACTTGGCCCACCGTCCCGGCCAATGCCAGCACCGCGCCGCAGGCCCCCACGATCCACACCGATCCGGGCGTGAACAGGATTGCGCTGCGGAGCCGGTAAGCCAGCACAAACACCAGTGTCAGAACTGCCAGTAACCCCGCCTGGTTCAGGGCCGCACCCCAAGCCAGAAGCTCCCCGGGGCCGGCGGGCAGGTCAGGAATAGTGGCCACCAACGACGAGAAGTGCCCGGTGGATTCCAATTCCAGTCCGCTGACGGCCCGCTGCGTTGAGGCTATGGGAAGCTCCAGCGTCACAGGCCCCCTGAAATACCCGATGATCCCTGCCACTGTCAGGCCTGTGGTCAAGACCGCCACGGCGGACGAGGTGATCATAAGAAAAACCGCATCCGCCCTCGAGACGAACTTCTTCCCGCTATTCCGCGGCCCTGCAGTGTCCTTGGTCAGTTTCATGGCTCCCCCAATGAGTATTATCGACATTCGTTAATAACGATAATCGATAAGTTACCGCCACACGCCCCCGCGCGTCAATGGCCCGGTTGACCCCCGCCCCGGCCCGCAGCTGCCTAGGCGCCCGGACACCCTAAATCCACTTATTGCGCTTGAAGGTCAGGTAGAGGCCAAGGCCCATGGCAACCATCAGGCCCAACGCGAAGGGGTAGCCGAACAGCCAGTTGAGCTCGGGCATGTCCCGGAAATTCATGCCGTAAATCGATGCCACCAGCGTCGGCGCGAACAGGATGGCCGCCCACGAGGATATGCGTTTGACCTGCTCGTTCTGGGCGAAGCTGGATTCAGTGAGCTTGCGCATCTCGTCGTTCTGGCGCTGGGCCACGAGGGCGGCGTTGACCGCAAGGGCGTTCTGCAGGAGCGCACGGAAGGACGCCACGCGTTCGTTGAGCCGGATGATGTGGTCCAGCACGTCGCGGTAGTGGTCCTGCAGTTCGGTCCCGGGCACACGTTCCGCCGTTCCGGCCATAAGCGCCTGCAGAATTCCCACCAGCGGGCTGGTGGCGCGCTGGAACGTGATGACCTGCCGGGACAGCTCGTAGATCCGCCGGGAGACATCCGGATC contains the following coding sequences:
- the menD gene encoding 2-succinyl-5-enolpyruvyl-6-hydroxy-3-cyclohexene-1-carboxylic-acid synthase, which gives rise to MTALEAARTAVGALIDGGVEYVVVSPGSRSAPMAYALAEASAAGRVELLVRSDERSAGFTALGLALSTGSPAAVVTTSGSAVGNLMPAVMEANHAAVPLVVLSADRPEELLGTGANQTTIQLDLFGEHVRFAADVPAGSSPLRAVETALAAATGAFSELAPGPVQLNLAFRDPLVPAPGEELPTAAGHPKFRIGTEPLTMALQPASASLAERRTVVLAGHDAGPVAEAFARAHGLPLLAEPSSNARFGPNAVGPYRLLLEHFGPSSAQPIERVVLFGRPTLSRPVSALLARADVPSALYQPVPVAWYEPGRRTELPLENLADLAEFAGRGPSDWLDTWLLAGSAAQHALDAVLAAEPHATGPSAAALVWGSARGQLMLGSSNGIRDVDLAGLPASEPGATVYANRGLSGIDGTISTATGIALGGRQETTVLLGDVTFLHDAGGLLLGAGEASPDLRIVVLNDAGGAIFDLLEHGAVRQAGGYADAVERLFATPHSVDFAALAAAYGVGHCSVSTTAGLAEALAQPIEGRSIVEVRMDRAGLRDLHARIKTAVSAAVSRGLGG
- a CDS encoding PhoX family phosphatase, giving the protein MSETTSRKFTLLPMLGHTKGKRSAVTCALKCDNACAGEVCNTSSNSYFRDIASATMSRRAALGFGAAGALAVVLGSAVTSAEPAVAGGPGLAPAAKEGFSKSKLKFTPIAPVDAAVDAMTVPEGFTWQPVIRWGDPIFKGAPDFDLNNQTAKAQEQQFGYNNDYTDILEIPGTKGRRAVLFANHEYTNENIMFPATMPDAQKRAVGAAAHGLTVVELERKNTTKPWTYVQGAELNRRYLNNTVYELTGPAAGSALVQTKDDPEGRFIKGTLGNCAGGTTPWGTILSGEENLNGYFRSPGTSPEDKRYGLTDKATARNWEADDPRFDTRNDKYKNEANRFGYIVEVDPFDPKSTPKKHSSLGRFKHEGANVIIAESGHVVAYSGDDERFDYLYKFVSKAKYREGDRKHNMTLLSEGNLYVAKFTGNSPVAEIDGKGTVPADGSFDGTGKWLPLVENGASCVPGMSVQEILVYTRVAADKVGPTKMDRAEDVEPSLHTGKVYVACTNNSDRGKAGKEGATEINPRNENRDGHIVEITETGDQTSTNFTWNLLMVCGDPAQGDVTYFSGFPVDKVSPISCPDNLAFDSVGNLWISTDGAPSGIGKADGLFKVTLEGAERGKVEQFLAVPRDGETCGPIIHDDERTVFVAVQHPGEDGSFDKQLSFFPDFVAEGTTPARGQARAPRPSVVQVFRG
- a CDS encoding o-succinylbenzoate synthase; amino-acid sequence: MPSPVPRPMPSFGFPTLDELLASAHVVSLPMRVKFRGIMERETLLLRGPLGWGEFCPFPEYDDAEASRWLAAAIEAGWVGFPEPVRQVIPVNATVPAVSADRVPEVLARFGRVDAVKIKVAERGQTLDDDYARVAAVRSALPDAAIRVDANGGWDVPTAVEALTRLAAVGLEYAEQPVPTIVGLAEVRSRLRAAGTPVLIAADESVRKESDPLRVARAGAADLLVVKVAPLGGVRRALDIVAQAGLPAVVSSALDTSVGIRAGLALAASLPELPYACGLGTVSLFESDITLDPLVADDGAIRLRDAAADAGLLSRFAASADRRDWWLARLSRVHALLTPTSPQGRSLT
- a CDS encoding helix-turn-helix transcriptional regulator, with protein sequence MPAGDSDIHCRLDELLEARGMTLTELSKTVGVSLVNLSVLKNDRARAIRFSTLIAICNALDCQVGDLLVTVPRAGA